One genomic region from Haloterrigena gelatinilytica encodes:
- the lysS gene encoding lysine--tRNA ligase: MSDESPYTLQRDLEEDERHAFWADIVADRVESRNPDEPIVVKGGISPSGVPHLGNVNEIMRGYYVAEVLRERGHEVRQVFTADDRDPLRKLPRTLCDLEGNLVDLGEVDAGALGRNLGAPYTDIPDPFGCCDSYGDHFSTIIQDSADAVDVPIDLVSNTEMYENGDLEDVTRFVLEHRDRAREVLSAYQDKVDEDYVPFNPICEECGKITETVTSVDLEGETPTVDYECTDMDAGDQTIDGCGHEGTATLREGKLPWRFEWPAQWQTLGVDFEPFGKDHAEGSWPSGQDVARNVFEIEPPVPMVYEWFTLEGQPFSSSEGNVILVSDVLELLEPEVLRYFFAKDPSKARDFSIERLDQLVDEFDRLEAIYFDEIEADEDETAFAERVYPLLVDEPKEERIRLPYTFAAVLGMFDDPDLREDVARKEGHVPDDAPEWAVEDALARVEKARNWARRTANEFDYELKRTEIPDHDFDAATEDALAELADFIEAGHEPDEIQGEIYETAKRHDVDVGDFFGAGYRLFFDEDQGPKLGPFLAKVDREFVVARLRRER; encoded by the coding sequence ATGAGCGACGAGAGCCCCTACACGCTGCAACGCGACCTCGAGGAAGACGAACGCCACGCGTTCTGGGCGGATATCGTCGCCGACCGCGTGGAGTCGCGCAATCCCGACGAGCCGATCGTCGTCAAGGGCGGTATCTCGCCGTCCGGCGTTCCGCACCTCGGGAACGTCAACGAGATCATGCGGGGCTACTACGTCGCCGAAGTGCTCCGCGAGCGGGGCCACGAGGTCCGGCAGGTGTTCACCGCCGACGATCGCGACCCGCTCCGCAAGCTGCCTCGCACCCTCTGTGACCTCGAGGGGAACCTCGTCGATCTCGGCGAGGTCGACGCGGGCGCGCTCGGGCGCAACCTCGGTGCCCCCTACACGGACATTCCGGACCCCTTCGGCTGCTGTGACTCCTACGGCGACCACTTCTCGACGATCATCCAGGACAGCGCCGACGCCGTCGACGTGCCGATCGACCTGGTGTCGAACACGGAGATGTACGAGAACGGCGACCTCGAGGACGTCACGCGCTTCGTCCTCGAACATCGGGACCGCGCACGCGAGGTGCTCTCGGCGTACCAGGACAAGGTCGACGAGGACTACGTCCCGTTCAACCCGATCTGCGAGGAGTGCGGGAAGATCACCGAGACGGTGACGAGCGTCGACCTCGAGGGGGAGACGCCGACCGTCGACTACGAGTGCACCGACATGGACGCCGGCGACCAGACGATCGACGGCTGCGGCCACGAGGGAACCGCCACGCTGCGGGAGGGGAAACTCCCGTGGCGCTTCGAGTGGCCCGCCCAGTGGCAGACCCTCGGCGTCGACTTCGAGCCCTTCGGCAAGGACCACGCCGAGGGCTCCTGGCCCAGCGGCCAGGACGTCGCGCGAAACGTCTTCGAGATCGAGCCCCCCGTCCCGATGGTCTACGAGTGGTTCACCCTCGAGGGCCAGCCGTTCTCCTCCTCGGAGGGGAACGTGATCCTCGTCTCGGACGTCCTCGAACTGCTCGAGCCCGAGGTCCTGCGGTACTTCTTCGCCAAGGACCCCTCGAAGGCCCGGGACTTCAGCATCGAGCGACTCGACCAGCTGGTCGACGAGTTCGACCGCCTCGAGGCGATCTACTTCGACGAGATCGAGGCCGACGAGGACGAGACGGCGTTCGCGGAGCGGGTCTATCCCCTCCTCGTGGACGAACCGAAGGAAGAGCGGATCCGCCTCCCCTACACCTTCGCCGCCGTCCTCGGGATGTTCGACGACCCCGACCTGCGCGAAGACGTCGCTCGCAAGGAGGGACACGTTCCCGACGACGCGCCCGAGTGGGCCGTCGAGGACGCCCTCGCGCGGGTCGAGAAGGCCCGCAACTGGGCCCGACGGACCGCAAACGAGTTCGACTACGAACTCAAGCGCACGGAGATTCCCGACCACGACTTCGACGCCGCGACCGAAGACGCCCTCGCGGAACTCGCCGACTTCATCGAGGCGGGCCACGAACCCGACGAGATTCAGGGCGAGATCTACGAGACCGCCAAGCGCCACGACGTCGACGTCGGCGACTTCTTCGGCGCCGGCTACCGCCTGTTCTTCGACGAGGATCAGGGGCCGAAACTCGGCCCGTTCCTCGCGAAGGTCGACCGCGAGTTCGTCGTCGCCCGGTTGCGCCGGGAACGCTGA
- a CDS encoding site-2 protease family protein, with amino-acid sequence MDYGFPAVVSVPELAGSETLTWVVAGLLVYWFGIIALRRAELLPSYVGTQGPILTFHTKRGRRFLDRLARPKRFWRAWSNLGVGIAIVVMAAMFVVLALGAISALTSPQPASSINQPRNVIPFPGVNDFLPVSATPGIVTGLLVGLVVHEGGHGLLCRVEDIEIESMGVAMLAFIPMGAFVEPDQEGSKEASRGGQTRMFAAGVTNNFAVTILVFALLFGPIAGSIAVAPGAAVGGVAPGSPADEADVQPHDRITAVGGEPVETNDELADRLDAAEGEQVELELNGERTVTVDRALLVTAAIENGPGGLAVGDRILRVGDQSVATERDFLDAVGDDERVSVTIERDGEELERELPIGAAVDVTDDGPLQEATGSLDESLIVTRFDGERTYTYDDLTSLVNEREAGSEVTVAGYLDGERVEYEVTLGEHPRDDGSYLGVVGHTGASGFELSDIGVQLYPAEDYLAILGGGDGTGNALMNSFIGKIVLAVMLPVSAVAGLLPFNFAGFTGGVQNFYEVQGALAALGDGTVFFLANILFWTGWINVQLGFFNCIPAFPLDGGHILRTSTEAIVSRLPFETTRGHVRTVTTAVGLTMLGSFVLMLAVPLLQ; translated from the coding sequence ATGGACTACGGTTTCCCTGCTGTCGTTTCGGTACCCGAACTCGCCGGGTCGGAGACCCTGACCTGGGTCGTCGCCGGCCTGCTCGTCTACTGGTTCGGGATCATCGCGCTCCGCCGAGCGGAGCTGTTGCCGTCGTACGTCGGAACACAGGGGCCGATTCTGACCTTCCACACCAAGCGCGGGCGGCGGTTTCTCGACCGCCTCGCGCGGCCCAAACGGTTCTGGCGCGCCTGGTCGAACCTCGGCGTCGGCATCGCCATCGTCGTGATGGCGGCGATGTTCGTCGTCCTCGCGCTCGGGGCGATTTCGGCGCTGACGTCGCCGCAGCCGGCCAGCAGCATCAACCAGCCGCGAAACGTCATCCCGTTCCCCGGGGTCAACGACTTCCTCCCGGTGTCGGCGACGCCCGGGATCGTCACCGGACTGCTGGTGGGACTGGTCGTCCACGAGGGCGGCCACGGCCTGCTCTGTCGCGTCGAGGACATCGAGATCGAGTCGATGGGCGTGGCCATGCTCGCGTTCATCCCGATGGGCGCGTTCGTCGAACCCGACCAGGAAGGCAGCAAAGAGGCCTCTCGAGGCGGCCAGACGCGGATGTTCGCCGCGGGCGTCACCAACAACTTCGCGGTGACGATCCTCGTCTTCGCTCTGCTGTTCGGCCCGATCGCGGGATCGATCGCCGTCGCTCCGGGCGCCGCCGTCGGCGGCGTCGCTCCCGGTTCCCCGGCCGATGAGGCCGACGTGCAGCCCCACGACCGCATCACCGCCGTCGGGGGCGAGCCCGTCGAGACCAACGACGAGCTCGCCGATCGCCTGGACGCCGCCGAGGGCGAGCAGGTCGAACTCGAACTCAACGGCGAGCGGACGGTGACGGTCGATCGGGCGCTGCTGGTGACCGCCGCGATCGAGAACGGGCCGGGTGGCCTGGCGGTCGGCGATCGGATCCTCCGGGTCGGCGACCAGTCGGTCGCGACCGAACGCGACTTCCTCGACGCCGTCGGCGACGACGAGCGCGTCTCCGTGACGATCGAACGCGACGGGGAGGAACTCGAGCGCGAACTGCCGATCGGGGCCGCCGTCGACGTCACCGACGACGGCCCCCTCCAGGAGGCGACCGGCTCGCTCGACGAGTCGCTGATCGTCACCCGATTCGACGGCGAGCGGACCTACACCTACGACGATCTCACGTCGCTGGTCAACGAACGCGAGGCCGGTAGCGAGGTCACCGTTGCGGGGTATCTCGACGGGGAACGCGTCGAGTACGAGGTCACGCTCGGCGAGCACCCGCGCGACGACGGGAGCTACCTCGGCGTCGTCGGCCACACCGGGGCGTCCGGCTTCGAACTCAGCGATATCGGCGTCCAGCTCTACCCCGCCGAGGACTACCTGGCGATTCTCGGCGGCGGGGACGGCACCGGCAACGCCCTGATGAACTCGTTTATCGGGAAAATCGTCCTCGCGGTGATGCTCCCGGTCAGCGCCGTGGCCGGCCTCCTCCCGTTCAACTTCGCCGGCTTCACCGGCGGCGTCCAGAACTTCTACGAGGTCCAGGGGGCGCTGGCGGCGCTCGGCGACGGGACGGTCTTCTTCCTCGCGAACATCCTGTTCTGGACCGGCTGGATCAACGTCCAGCTCGGCTTCTTCAACTGCATTCCGGCGTTCCCGCTGGACGGCGGCCACATCCTCCGGACGAGCACCGAGGCGATCGTCTCGCGGCTCCCCTTCGAGACCACCCGCGGGCACGTCCGCACCGTCACGACGGCCGTCGGGTTGACGATGCTCGGGAGCTTCGTGCTCATGCTGGCCGTTCCGTTGCTCCAGTAG
- a CDS encoding PadR family transcriptional regulator, with protein MRKSGPPKGLIAYLVLELLEEKPRYGYEILKEIREISGGHWEPSYGSVYPILYKFEEKGWAERIEREDEPDRKYFELTEAGHAELADRRESCTEKARDFADVILGFFHVYAAFSTDERFEIPDRDGEWRFDEAFSAWIVEQLVRHHERYFDTAFERIEATPEEFYECHGIATDPDEETPTDAGDASDAETE; from the coding sequence ATGCGGAAAAGTGGGCCGCCGAAAGGACTCATCGCCTATCTCGTTCTCGAGCTACTCGAGGAAAAGCCCCGCTACGGCTACGAGATCTTGAAGGAGATCCGCGAGATCAGCGGCGGTCACTGGGAGCCCTCCTACGGCTCGGTCTACCCCATCCTCTACAAGTTCGAGGAGAAGGGGTGGGCCGAACGCATCGAGCGGGAGGACGAGCCCGACCGGAAGTACTTCGAGCTCACCGAGGCGGGCCACGCGGAACTCGCGGACCGGCGGGAGAGCTGTACCGAGAAGGCGCGGGACTTCGCCGACGTCATCCTCGGCTTCTTCCACGTCTACGCCGCCTTCTCGACCGACGAGCGGTTCGAGATCCCCGACCGGGACGGCGAGTGGCGGTTCGACGAGGCGTTCAGCGCGTGGATCGTCGAACAGCTCGTCCGCCACCACGAACGCTACTTCGACACCGCGTTCGAGCGCATCGAGGCGACGCCCGAGGAGTTCTACGAGTGCCACGGCATCGCGACGGATCCGGACGAGGAGACGCCGACCGACGCCGGCGACGCCTCGGACGCCGAGACGGAGTGA
- a CDS encoding heme-binding protein: MERRQPPQTEEGWYVLHDFRSIDWDAWRDAPERRRSRAIEEGIEYLSAAESVADAEEGESATFAVLGHKADLLVLHLRPTLADLDALERQFEGTALAEFTERADSYLSVTEVSGYMSQDYFDEDAEVEDTGMARYIETRLKPEIPDSEFLSFYPMDKRRGSEDNWYDLPFDERAEHLSSHGDIGKDYAGRVTQIISGSIGLDDFEWGVTLFGDDPTDVKDLLYEMRFDPSSSRFAEFGRFLSARRFPPEDLGAFLDGERIPREGEDAHGGHPHASGESGGHHHGDSGGHHGDSSSSDHGGSGGPHGDDDEDLRSELEDMGVYAGQPHGEDVHAVVLYSAADSEELFEEVDGLRGNFDHYDTHVKTAVYEPKGDSEAETAVVSLWETERAASTAAGFLSDLPEVVRQAGDDDGDDSWGTMGMFYTVKPEHTEDFVDTFSDVAGLLAEMDGHRKTDLLANREDENDMFIASRWDSREDAMAFFRSDEFSETVEWGRDVLADRPRHVFLA, translated from the coding sequence ATGGAACGACGGCAGCCGCCACAGACCGAAGAGGGCTGGTACGTCCTGCACGATTTCCGGTCGATCGACTGGGACGCCTGGCGAGACGCCCCCGAACGCCGGCGCTCGCGGGCGATCGAAGAGGGAATCGAGTACCTCTCCGCCGCCGAGTCGGTCGCGGACGCCGAGGAAGGCGAGTCGGCGACGTTCGCGGTGCTCGGCCACAAGGCCGACCTCCTCGTGCTCCACCTCCGTCCGACGTTGGCTGATCTCGACGCGTTAGAGCGTCAGTTCGAAGGGACGGCGCTGGCCGAGTTCACCGAGCGCGCCGACTCCTATCTCTCCGTGACGGAGGTCTCGGGCTACATGTCCCAGGACTACTTCGACGAGGACGCGGAGGTCGAGGACACCGGCATGGCGCGCTACATCGAGACCCGGCTCAAACCCGAGATTCCCGACAGCGAGTTCCTGAGCTTCTACCCGATGGACAAGCGCCGCGGGTCGGAGGACAACTGGTACGATCTGCCCTTCGACGAGCGCGCCGAGCACCTCTCCTCGCACGGCGACATCGGGAAAGACTACGCCGGCCGGGTCACCCAGATCATCTCCGGCAGCATCGGCCTCGACGACTTCGAGTGGGGCGTCACCCTGTTCGGCGACGACCCGACCGACGTGAAGGACCTGCTCTACGAGATGCGCTTCGACCCCTCGAGCTCCCGCTTCGCCGAGTTCGGTCGGTTCCTCTCGGCCCGCCGGTTCCCGCCGGAAGACCTCGGCGCCTTCCTCGACGGCGAGCGGATCCCGCGGGAGGGCGAGGACGCCCACGGCGGCCATCCCCACGCGAGCGGTGAGAGCGGCGGTCATCACCACGGCGACTCCGGTGGCCACCACGGCGACTCGAGTTCGAGCGACCACGGTGGCTCCGGCGGCCCGCACGGCGACGACGACGAGGACCTCCGCAGCGAACTCGAGGACATGGGCGTCTACGCGGGCCAGCCTCACGGCGAGGACGTCCACGCGGTCGTGCTCTACTCCGCGGCCGATTCCGAGGAGCTGTTCGAGGAGGTCGACGGCCTCCGCGGCAACTTCGATCACTACGACACGCACGTGAAGACGGCGGTGTACGAACCAAAAGGCGACAGTGAGGCCGAAACGGCAGTCGTCAGCCTCTGGGAAACCGAGCGCGCTGCGAGCACGGCTGCCGGCTTCCTCTCGGATCTCCCCGAGGTTGTTCGTCAGGCGGGCGACGACGATGGCGACGACTCGTGGGGAACGATGGGGATGTTCTACACCGTCAAACCCGAGCACACCGAGGACTTCGTCGACACCTTCAGCGACGTCGCCGGACTGCTCGCGGAGATGGACGGCCACCGCAAGACCGACCTCCTCGCGAACCGCGAGGACGAGAACGACATGTTCATCGCCAGCCGCTGGGATTCCCGCGAAGACGCCATGGCGTTCTTCCGCAGCGACGAGTTCTCGGAGACCGTCGAGTGGGGCCGCGACGTCCTCGCCGACCGGCCGCGACACGTCTTCCTCGCCTGA